A region from the Pseudomonas sp. P8_229 genome encodes:
- the dacB gene encoding D-alanyl-D-alanine carboxypeptidase/D-alanyl-D-alanine-endopeptidase, which translates to MIKSLRPLFLAGLLLPLALPVSAATINTALTPNVEKALKASKLQPTALSLVMIPLDGPGNPTVYNADVSVNPASTMKLVTTYASLEMLGPNHQWKTEFYTDGDLSGGILNGNLYLKGGGDPKLNMEKLWLLMRDLRANGVTQVTGDLILDRSFFIQPQLPEFNDDGNDENKPFLVKPDSLLVNLKALRFVARNDGGRVLISVEPPIASVHIENTVKALNSKQCTGGVRYNPVTQPDGSVTVTVAGQLGDGCSSQTYLSLLDHATYTAGAVRAIWKELGGSIQGKDRLAATPSSAKLLARAYSPDLAEIIRDINKYSNNTMAQQLFLSLGQKYRNEADGDDAKAAQRVVRQWLAKKGITAPHLVMENGSGLSRAERVSAREMANMLQAAWHSPYAAEYISSLPIAGTDGTMRKRLKTTAMRGEAHVKTGTLNTVRAIAGFSRDVNGNTWAVVAILNDKAPFGASSVLDQVLLDLYKQPRLPQTASAL; encoded by the coding sequence ATGATCAAATCGTTGCGTCCACTGTTTCTCGCCGGCCTTCTTCTGCCTCTGGCCCTGCCGGTTTCTGCGGCCACCATCAACACTGCCCTCACGCCTAACGTCGAAAAAGCCCTCAAGGCCAGCAAACTGCAGCCCACTGCGCTGTCGCTGGTCATGATCCCGCTCGACGGCCCAGGCAATCCGACCGTGTACAACGCCGACGTCTCGGTCAACCCGGCCTCGACCATGAAACTGGTCACCACCTACGCCTCGCTGGAAATGCTCGGCCCCAACCATCAGTGGAAAACCGAGTTCTACACCGACGGCGACCTGAGCGGCGGCATCCTCAACGGCAACCTGTACCTCAAGGGCGGCGGCGATCCGAAGCTGAACATGGAAAAACTCTGGCTGCTGATGCGCGATCTGCGCGCCAACGGCGTGACTCAGGTCACCGGCGACCTGATCCTCGACCGCAGCTTCTTCATCCAGCCGCAACTGCCCGAGTTCAATGACGACGGCAACGACGAGAACAAGCCGTTCCTGGTCAAGCCGGACTCGCTGCTGGTCAACCTCAAGGCCCTGCGCTTCGTCGCGCGCAATGACGGTGGCCGGGTGCTGATCTCGGTGGAACCGCCGATTGCCAGCGTGCACATTGAAAACACGGTCAAGGCGCTCAATTCCAAACAGTGCACCGGTGGCGTGCGCTACAACCCGGTGACCCAGCCTGACGGCAGCGTGACCGTGACCGTCGCCGGCCAACTGGGCGATGGCTGCAGCTCGCAGACTTACCTGTCACTGCTCGACCACGCGACCTACACCGCCGGCGCCGTGCGCGCGATCTGGAAAGAACTGGGCGGCAGCATCCAGGGCAAGGATCGCCTCGCCGCGACCCCGAGCAGCGCCAAACTGCTGGCCCGCGCCTACTCGCCGGATCTGGCGGAAATCATCCGCGACATCAACAAATACAGTAACAACACCATGGCCCAGCAGCTGTTCCTGAGCCTGGGCCAGAAATACCGCAACGAAGCTGACGGTGACGACGCCAAGGCCGCGCAGCGCGTAGTCCGCCAGTGGCTGGCGAAGAAAGGCATTACCGCGCCGCACCTGGTGATGGAGAACGGCTCCGGGCTGTCGCGCGCCGAACGCGTCAGCGCCCGCGAGATGGCCAACATGTTGCAAGCTGCCTGGCACAGCCCGTACGCCGCCGAGTACATCAGCTCGCTGCCGATTGCCGGCACTGACGGCACCATGCGCAAACGCCTGAAAACCACCGCGATGCGCGGCGAAGCCCACGTCAAGACCGGCACCCTGAACACCGTGCGCGCGATCGCCGGCTTCAGCCGCGACGTCAACGGCAATACCTGGGCGGTGGTGGCGATCCTCAACGACAAGGCCCCGTTCGGCGCGTCGTCGGTGCTGGATCAGGTGCTGCTGGATCTGTACAAGCAGCCGCGGTTGCCGCAGACCGCTTCGGCGCTGTAA
- a CDS encoding benzoate/H(+) symporter BenE family transporter: protein MNDATYTRLRPLADTSPSAIVAGFIAMMTGYTSSLVLMFQAGQAAGLSSGQISSWIWAISIGMAVCSIGLSLRYRTPITIAWSTPGAALLITSLGGVSYGEAIGAYITCAVLVTICGLTGSFERLVKKIPASLAAALLAGILFKIGSEIFVAAQHRTGLVLGMFFTYLVVKRLSPRYAVLAALLIGTALSGFMGLLDFSGFHLEVATPVWTTPHFSLAATISIGIPLFVVAMTSQNMPGIAVLRADGYNVPASPLITTTGIASLLLAPFGSHGINLAAISAAICTGPHAHEDRNKRYTAAVWCGIFYGIAGVFGATLAALFAALPKELVLSIAALALFGSIINGLSIAMTEVKEREAALITFMVTASGLTLFSIGSAFWGIVAGVLTVVILNWRKA, encoded by the coding sequence TGATGACTGGCTACACCAGCTCACTGGTGCTGATGTTTCAGGCCGGACAAGCGGCGGGCCTGAGCAGCGGGCAGATTTCCTCGTGGATCTGGGCAATCTCGATCGGCATGGCGGTGTGCTCGATCGGCCTGTCGCTGCGCTACCGCACGCCGATCACCATCGCCTGGTCGACACCGGGCGCGGCCCTGCTGATCACCAGTCTGGGTGGTGTCAGTTATGGCGAGGCCATCGGCGCCTACATCACCTGCGCGGTGCTGGTAACGATCTGTGGCCTGACCGGCAGCTTCGAACGCCTGGTGAAGAAGATCCCGGCCTCGCTGGCGGCCGCGTTGCTGGCGGGGATTCTGTTCAAGATCGGCAGCGAAATCTTCGTCGCTGCGCAACACCGCACCGGGCTGGTGCTGGGGATGTTCTTCACCTACCTGGTGGTCAAACGCCTGTCACCGCGTTACGCCGTGCTGGCGGCACTGCTGATCGGCACCGCACTCTCCGGTTTCATGGGCCTGCTGGATTTCAGCGGCTTTCATCTGGAAGTGGCGACGCCGGTGTGGACCACCCCGCACTTCTCGCTGGCCGCAACCATCAGCATCGGCATCCCGCTGTTCGTCGTGGCCATGACCTCGCAGAACATGCCCGGCATCGCCGTGCTGCGCGCCGACGGCTACAACGTCCCAGCCTCGCCACTGATCACCACCACCGGCATCGCCTCATTGTTACTGGCGCCGTTTGGCTCCCACGGCATCAACCTGGCAGCGATCAGCGCGGCGATCTGCACCGGGCCGCACGCCCATGAAGATCGCAACAAACGCTACACCGCCGCCGTGTGGTGCGGAATTTTCTACGGGATTGCCGGGGTGTTTGGCGCAACGTTGGCGGCGTTGTTTGCCGCACTGCCGAAAGAACTGGTGCTGTCGATTGCCGCGCTGGCGCTGTTCGGCTCGATCATCAATGGCTTGAGCATTGCCATGACCGAAGTGAAGGAGCGCGAAGCGGCGCTGATTACCTTTATGGTCACGGCGTCGGGGTTGACGCTGTTTTCCATTGGTTCGGCGTTTTGGGGGATTGTGGCGGGGGTTTTGACGGTGGTGATTCTGAATTGGCGCAAAGCTTAA
- a CDS encoding YggL family protein, with the protein MATNRSQRLRKKLCVDEFQELGFELNLDFKEDLSEEAIDAFLEAFIKEAMEANGLGYVGGDDFGLVCLQKRGSVNEEQRAAVEAWLKNRSELTGMTVSPLLDVWYPEKPINAAK; encoded by the coding sequence ATGGCGACTAACCGTTCCCAGCGTCTGCGCAAAAAACTGTGCGTTGATGAATTCCAAGAGCTGGGTTTCGAACTGAACCTGGACTTCAAAGAAGACTTGTCCGAAGAAGCCATTGACGCTTTCCTCGAAGCATTCATCAAAGAAGCCATGGAAGCCAACGGTCTGGGCTATGTCGGCGGCGACGACTTCGGTCTGGTGTGCCTGCAGAAGCGTGGCTCGGTCAACGAAGAGCAGCGCGCTGCCGTTGAAGCCTGGCTGAAAAACCGTAGCGAACTGACCGGCATGACCGTCAGCCCGCTGCTGGACGTCTGGTATCCGGAAAAGCCGATCAACGCGGCTAAGTGA